GCTCTAAAGCAAACAGATAAATAAACGCACAAGAAAACAAAGTTTGGTCAATTGTGCCTACATCTCCGACAACAGAGTGACAACTGTAGTTTTCTATCATGCAATGCTTAGGGTTATGAGTACAAAATTTGTTTAATTGTAACTTTTGTATTCATGGTGGATTGGACAAAAGCACGGGTGATTTCATTGAAGCTACAAAGTGTAGCTTTTGTAAAATCACAGTGGCTCACCGTTATTTTGCTAAACTCACGGAAATAACAACCAAGCTACAAATACTACAATTCATATTACAGGTTTACCCCTAAACCATACCCAGCATACGAATTGACCAAGCCCCAAGGGCTTTAGCTTGGCTCTAGCGTCTGCCCACTTATCAATGAATATGAATCATACTCAACACAGAAGACAAACCCAAATATAGGTGGGACATAAGATCTTGTAAATGCATTCTAAACTATGAAGTACATACACGAGCACGACATCGACGCTAATAATTTgacaaaatgacataattcaatgtaattatatatCTCAGTGTCGTGTCGTGTAATCATATGATGGAACAAaactaaagaaagaaaaaagtatGAAAAATAATTACCATTCTCTGAATAAGTCTCCACTGCTGATAATCCTTTTTCCCAAAGAAAGCAAAATCAGGTTCAACAATATTAAACAACTTAGTAACAATAGTAGCAACCCCTCTAAAGAAAATAGGCCTACTCTTCCCACAAAGACCCTTTTCAAGTTTCTCAACTCTAACCCAACTCTCATGTCCCAAACCACTTTTCTCAATACAAGACACCACCCCAACACcaccatcaccatcaccacCCTCACCACTATCACTATCACCATAATCATACAAATTCTTTGGATTGAaaacaacatcaacaccaccagGAACAGACATAAGCTTTTGAATATCACCTTGAAAATCAGAAGGGTAAGTTGAAAGATCTTCATTTGGTGAAAACTGACCTGGGTTTACATAGATTGAAACTGCAACAACATTGGCATGTTTGTGAGCTTCTGTGATGAGAGAAAGATGACCTTGATGAAGGTAACCCATGGTAGGAACAAGAGCAATGAGTTTGGATTGAGATCTCATTGTTCTTGACCATTTTGTCATCTGGGTTTTGTCTCTGATTATCAATGGTTCTTTTGTTGCCATTGGAATCAAAAGGGAACAGAGAATCAGAACGAACAACGAGAGATGTTGGTTGGTATGAAACAAAACAATGTACGGTGATGTTTTGGCTTTaaccaatttaattttaatttaaaattattatttttatttaacttttttatttctaaatacattttcatttttaataaatgttttaaattaaaaaaaggtcAACAAATCCGATTCACATTTTTAGTTCTGTTCATTCATGCACAGGGGCCAGATTCACATGCCTAGGCACTACATTTACGAATTTTGTGATTATTTAAGCCAAAATGTCATATTTTGCAAGGGTTTTGAGATTTTTTACACTAAGATTGAGAGAAACCCTGTGCTAGAATTTGAGAATTTGTTGTTCATCCTTTGAAATTGGAGTTGAAGCTTCTCATTACCGATCTTTATGTGTTTTTGTGTACATTGACGAAATGTCAAAGTCCtcataaactcacacacacaatgACACGAATGAGGGAGCCacggttcgaaccccggtcacgGCATCCAACCTATCAATTTTGACATATTTTACCACGGTGGTGTAGTTTTACGATCCAAACACACATTTATTCTCATCATACTAATATGATAATTAACATGATTTCATGGTGTAGTGATACATTTGAGACAATCAAGATAGAATGATTGTCTTCAACATACGTTTTTGAGGTCTACTACACTTTCAAACAAGCATTTATTTCTCACTTCTCACCCTATCATATATATACCcctatgatgttttctctccctcTCACGACCCCGTGTTTTTTTTAtgcccctgaatttccaattttacccttgcaaaaaacttcggtttatagaaaccgaagttttttttttgccttgaaaataaatttcggtttataaaaaccaaaatttactctaaatttgtactagaaaaaattcggtttctgcagaccgaagttttttgcaaggacaaaattggaattgggggtataaaagaatcacggggtcGGGAG
This genomic interval from Trifolium pratense cultivar HEN17-A07 linkage group LG6, ARS_RC_1.1, whole genome shotgun sequence contains the following:
- the LOC123889041 gene encoding pantoate--beta-alanine ligase encodes the protein MATKEPLIIRDKTQMTKWSRTMRSQSKLIALVPTMGYLHQGHLSLITEAHKHANVVAVSIYVNPGQFSPNEDLSTYPSDFQGDIQKLMSVPGGVDVVFNPKNLYDYGDSDSGEGGDGDGGVGVVSCIEKSGLGHESWVRVEKLEKGLCGKSRPIFFRGVATIVTKLFNIVEPDFAFFGKKDYQQWRLIQRMVRDLDFSIKVIGCEITRENDGLAMSSRNVHLSPEEREKALSINKSLSKAKSAVEDGQVQCEKLRNLVIQCITEAGGTIDYAEIVDQHSLEKVELIKGPVVFCVAALFGKVRLIDNMEINL